AGATTCTCAACCATCTACTGAACActgaacattcattcattcattcaataaacgtATTCTGAGTCCACTCTGTGCCAAATACTCTGATGGCCACTAGCGACACACAGATAAACCAGACAAAATCTCTGCCTGTGAAAAGAAACTAACTGACAACCAGCAGTAACCAAATGAGAAGAATCTACAAGATGCTACAAAAAGGAGAGTCAGGGAAACCATTCTGGAGGAAAGGACACCTAATTAAACCAGCTCAGTCTCAAGGTATGACCAGTTATGGGGAATAAACAACAGAGTAAGACCCAATCCCTATCACTCAAGGAACTCAAAGAAGAGTTACAAAGACTCATGTTCAGGACataagacaataaataaataaataaaatcactaaGATCCCAAACGGGTGTTCTACATGGAAGTATGGGAGGATTGATAAACTGAGGCAGCAGAAGTTGGGGCCATTGAGGAAAGGCTAGGGAAAGGAAGTGGAAGTCATTTCTTTTCATGAGATCTTTCTTAAAAGTCTGTAATCTCTCCTTTTTACTCACTACTTTTGCCATAGTCACTTGTGGATCTACtctgatttcttcatttttcattttctactaaAGGAAAACACTCACTATTCAACATATTTAGAACCTTTGCTGAGAGCAAGGCGTTAATCTAGGTCCTGATGGTGGTCATGTACAAATATGAACAAGACAAGGAACCCTTGAGTAGCAAAGGAATAACCTAAATGATGAAAGTTTGAGAGACATTAGCCCCAAACCAAATGGCAGACCTGAAAAGAGGATTCAGGAAAGATATCATTCTGGTTGGTTTGTTCACTCTTTTTTTTCAGCATCCATTCGCTAATGATTCCTATCTATCAATACAAGGTCCTCTCCTCAAAGAGCCCACAGGTGACCACAGGTCCAGGAGACATAAGTTACCATTACAAAGAGGGTGACAAGCATGAGAAATATACTGGGCCATGGATATTCATTCAAGAGGAATTTCAGAAGACAGAGTTGGTAGCTTTTGAACCGATTCCTAAAACTAAATAAGAGTTTACCtggtggaggagagaggaaaCGGAAGGTAAAAAGGACCTGAGATTATATTTGGAGGAGCTTGGTGTGGGACGTTTGGAGGAGATGAGATGTTAAGATATACTGCCCCCAGAGTGCAAAACCCTTGAATATCAGGATAAAAAGTTTGGTCTTTTTCAAGGAGGTAGTGGGCAGTCGTAGAGAGAGCAGAACAGGTGAGGATCCTGGTTAAGATTCTTCGTTTCGGAAATGTCCCCCTAATAAGCGGGTAGGGTACATTAGAGCGGATAGGGACAAGGAGGGCTCGGCCACGGACGCCGACAGGAGCTGTATTTTTGTGCCTGAAACACTGCACCGGACGGGAGCCTAAACCAagcaggagtgggggtggggggatggaagGTGAAGGGAGAGTCCCGTTTAAGATCCATTTTCAGGACAAGCACATACGCAATTCTAGACACCTTACAGCAGCTAGTAAAACCCGCCTCCTCTTCCAGATCCCTCTGGGGCGGAGCTCGAGCCAAAGCACGAGATGCCTGGGGAACCACGTTTACTCTGGGCAGTCCTCCTGTTCATCCGCGGTTTCATGGGTAGCCACTCCGATCTCCTACTCCTGGACTCTTTTTCACAGTGCTAGGGAAATCCGTTCTCTTCCGCGCGTCCCTGTACGCTCCACCTGCAGAGCGCGGTTAAGCGAAATAAACAGCGCAGTAGTCCTTTGCCCACACTAAAGATGGCGACTCGCTGGGCTCCCTCTGGGTAGTAGAGCGAGTTCCAGGCTCCAGGCCTCACTGGGCGAGGCGCAGACGGAAGGGGCGTCTCTCGACGTAACTTTTCGACCTTCCTGGGAGGGGACCTGGGTTGTGGGCGTGGCCTTATCTGAATTCTAGCAGCTTATTGGCCTTTAGGCAGGTGGGCGGGGTGTCTGCCCTAACCCACCCCTCCCTTTTCGAACCGGAAGTGTCTCTCGGTCTTTCCAGCTGGTTGTCATTTCACTCGGCTAGGTCCTGAGGAGAAGGACTCAGCCGCGGCTGCTGGACCCGGGCaccgggaggcggcggcggcggcagcagcagcagcagcggcggcggcggcggcggcgacagcagaagaggaagaggaggaagaaggagagaagaagaagaGCCAGGCGGAGTTCGCAGCTACGACAGCGGGGACTGCGGGACCGGGGTAAAGCGGCGGCGACGACGACGGCCCAGCAACCGTGAGGAGAAACAAAAGCCTTctaaattatagttttaaaaaaaatctgggggcaaaaagagagagagcaaagtAGGGAGGCCCTTCTCCTTTAGAACAACTAAGCTAgtggggttttcttttttcccctctccctccccctccccgcaccccccacccccaccccctccgcgGAGAATCGAACTGAGAGAACTGAACAAACCGCCCCTGGGTCCCATGAGGGAAAAAAACCCCGGAGCCGCAGAGAGGGGAAGAGGCCGAAACCGCAGGACCTTCCAGGTCGCCCCCTTGGTCCCCGCACCCCCGGGCCGCCAGCTCGTCCTCGTCGAGTGTCCCTAATCCATCCTGATCGCGACACCCCCACGAGGGAGAAACGGGTGTGTTTCCAAACCATTTCATGGGGGAGAGGAGGCCAGGGGGAGCCCAGGAACAGCGACCGCAGCAAGATCTGCACCCAGAGCTTCAGGAACAGCCCCAGAGGCCAAAACTGCACCCCGTGAAAGAGCAGAAACAGGATCAGGAAGAGCAGAAACCTCCCTGCAATCATCTTTCCATTAGTCAATGCTGATTTCCTCTCCGGCAACCAGGAatttgccccccaccccagataACCTaatataatctatatatataaatatataatatataatgttctTAAattattcctgattttttttaaccaagctGCCAAGAAAAGAACCTATTCTCCTCATACCCTATTCTGATTTTTATGTGAGTGAATCTAAACTGCTGAAGAAGACCATATGTGAttgttaaattatatatatatatatatatatttttactcctCGCAATGCTTATTCTTCTACATCCATAGATGCTTGAGAAGCTGTGTTTTTGTCATTCATGTACGTTTTCCTTTGGAAAAAGAAAGCGCCTATTTTACTAACCAAAGACTTGATTTTTACCCTCTTCGTTTTTATTCCCTTCTAGAAATAAGCCTAGTTGGATTCATGTCagtgttttaaggttttttttttagtttttttttttttttttctttcagagacCAGAATTCCAAATCTGAACTATTTAGGGTGATAAGCTGCATCTTTGAGCTAGGTAAAAATAAGACGTTTCAAACAAGCAACTTACATTTGGAGTAGAGGATACAAAGGCTTGAGATActagtttgttgttttttatctTAAGATTCTGAgcctaaaaataataaatggggGATTACGGGTTTGGAGTGCTAGTGCAAAGCAATACTGGGAATAAATCTGCTTTTCCAGTCAGATTCCATCCACATCTGCAGCCTCCACACCATCACCAAAATgccacccccagccctgctgcttttataaataataacACAGCTGCCAATGGCAGCAGTGCCGGGTCAGCTTGGCTCTTTCCTGCTCCGGCTACCCATAACATTCAGGATGAGATCTTGGGatcagaaaaagcaaaaagtcAGCAACAGGAACCGCAAGACCCTTTGGAAAAGCAGCAGCTCTCCCCCAGTCCAGGTCAGGAAGCTGGAATACTGCCTGAAACTGAGAAGGCtaaatctgaagaaaatcaaGGGGACAATTCTTCAGAAAATGGCAACGGGAAGGAGAAAATAAGAATCGAATCACCAGTGTTGACAGGGTTTGATTATCAAGAAGCCACGGGGCTAGGTACTTCGACCCAACCCTTGACATCAAGCGCATCGTCTCTCACTGGTTTCAGTAACTGGTCAGCAGCGATAGCGCCTTCCTCCTCTACAATCATCAATGAAGATGCAAGTTTCTTTCACCAGGGAGGGGTCCCGGCTGCTTCGGCTAATAACGGTGCTCTGTTGTTTCAAAATTTCCCCCATCATGTCAGCCCTGGCTTCGGAGGCAGCTTCTCTCCTCAGATTGGGCCTCTCTCACAGCACCACCCTCATCACCCTCATTTCCAACATCATCACAGCCAGCATCAGCAGCAAAGGAGGTCTCCTGCCAGTCCCCATCCCCCACCTTTCACACATAGAAATGCTGCTTTTAACCAGCTGCCTCATTTGGCGAATAATCTTAACAAGCCCCCTTCTCCGTGGAGCAGCTACCAGAGTCCCTCTCCTACACCGTCTTCTTCCTGGAGCCCAGGAGGTGGAGGATACGGTGGCTGGGGAGGTTCCCAAGGCCGAGATCACCGTAGGGGGCTGAATGGAGGCATAACGCCCCTGAACTCCATCTCGCCTTTGAAGAAAAATTTTGCAAGCAATCATATTCAGCTCCAGAAGTATGCTCGCCCCAGCTCTGCCTTTGCTCCTAAATCCTGGATGGAAGATAGCTTGAACAGGGCTGACAACATTTTTCCTTTTCCGGTAAGATTATGTTCCATTAATAGATTAAGGTGAAATAAGGAAACGGCATGGTGTAATATCTATGTAACTAAGAGAGTTTGAATTGTCTGTATTCATATCAGAGCTCTTAGAAAAAGAGTTCATTGTCAAGACATTATTTTGGCAGGAGAGCAGTGTAATTTGGAACAAAATATTCAGCtgttctttttttgtaattttctaaTTGTTATCTTTCCATAGATAACCATATAAATTAGCATAATTGTGAATACCAGGTAGCTAGTGATGTCATGATTATTAACTGCAGTACCTTTCTAGCCTGACAAGAAAATCGTGGTAGGTTTTTCCCTACTTATTTAAGTGAGAATAaataatatagatataaatatatttcattatgGAAACTGATTAGCATTTTCTGCCCATATGCATAACTATATACCCTCCCAAATTTGTTTTTCACTACTGATTTGCTGAAAACCAACTACTGAAATATAGTTTTCTCTCTGGTCATATTTTAAACTTGAAACCTCTCTGAACCATGCAGTCTGAACAGTTTGCAATTATCAATTTGGAAATTCCTATTAAACCTTTTTGCAAATTCTGGCTTGCCTTGTGTCAGTAAGGACTGCTAGAGAAatgatgtaaatattttctcGATCCCCAATTATTTTTGAATACTATGAAACTGTTGGTCTCTGAGTGACTCTTATGATGCCTTTtcacccatttgtttatttcccaGTGTTAACACTAGGGTTGTAGATAATTAAACCATTCCTAAAAATAGGTCCAGACAAAGATTACTTGTCTTTTTTGCCACCAGTGTATTCTTATTCTCCAACAGTCACAttgtttgatgtttttgaattaatGAGCAGCCAGTCTAGTTGATAGATATAAAGGGAATTTCAGAGTTAATTGAGCATCAGATGCCCtactaaatttgtttttttttggggggtatgATCATTTATAAGTGTTTAGGAAATTTATATGGGTTATAAGCTAACATTGAATCAGTCCTCACAGTGAACCCCACAAGGTAAGTTttattattacccccattttagagatgagaaaatggagcATCAGCAAGATATAATAACTTGCCCTAGAGCACACAGCTGATATACAAACTCTAGgctaaaaagcaaagattaaaacatACTGTGCTATATCTAAAAAGTTATTTGAGAGATCTTTCTGCAAAGGCTAAAACAGATTTCAAAATAGTGATACTGTATCCAGACATGATGTCAGCACAAGTGGAATTATctgttttaattaataatttgCTCAGAGGGAgggaaatttgctaagagaaccCTGTGTCATTCCCAGGAATTAAATATCCATTCTCTAAGGATTCGGGTATAATAGTTAGGATGTATCAAAATGTTTGGTGAAACctggttttgaatttttttttaatattttttttgccCAGGTTGAAAAAAGATGTTGGCTTTTGTTTTTAGAAAGGGTTTTTACTCAAACTGAAGAGAGCAATTTTCATGCTTTAGTGATCAGGTAAAAGGCTGTTTAATACATTGGCAATTCCATgaagtctgtttttaaaaagttggtttTGATAGTCTTTTGAACATAAATTTAAGGGAAGTTTAATGCAAAGGTAACTTTTGCAAATTATTCGTatattccaaattaaaaaaaatccaagatgGCATTCTCGACATTTTAACTGGGTTAAGATTAGCTCACAATtgcaaatacttttcttttttattttgctacTAATCAAGTGACAGAATGGATTTATGTGACTGCATAGTTTGTTTTCCATTCTCAGTTTACTGACTTTTGATAAAGATTTGATTTGGGAAATTAATTTCAAAGTGACTAAATTATACGTATATgcacattattaatatttttatgggGCTGATGAGATGTGTTTAACATGTGAAATTTTTTCAGTCAGATGATTTCTTAAGAGATGAAGCTGATGTATGAAATAATAATGTAGTAGACAAAGATTGATACTAAAAGATATTGTTAGAAACCAGCTCTTCTCTTAGAATTGTTGTCTGTTATGCTGAGGGTGGAAAAAAGGAAGAGTCAATATACCTGGTTCAAATATGGTAGGATTAGAAACTAAGTTGTAGATTTCTGTTTACCATCCCCACCATTTTTAGGagaatgtgtgtatttgtgtgtgtgagagaagaggagagagagaggttgGAAGGTGGGGAGCTGAGAGAATGGTGATTTGAAAGTCACAATAAATATAAGTGATATGAAAAAattctttatgaaaaaaattcctaattgagttttgaaaatataagaaattagTAAACTGAGTACCTTGGTGCTTACTTAAATGAATGcagaggtgtgtatgtgtgtgtgtttaaagaattattctttagaaaaaatttttggccaaaaaaaatgccattttgaGTTGATACGATTACTTGGTTAAATTTGATATGAAAACATTTGAAGGAATGTTTATTTGACTGGGAGCTCAGACACCTAGTTTGCGGTCTTTGCCCTATCAAAGTCATAGCATCTGggggcctcaatttcttcataaaATTGGAGTGGGGGATGACCTAGGTGATTTCTAAGTTCCTTATGATCCTAAAGCAAGCTACTGTGAAATTTAAATTGCTGCAATCACAGTCCATACTTTTTTCTAAACACTGCtatcttatttaactttattaacTTAAACTATTAATTTTAGGAAAGATGTTTTAGACATTAGTAATTCAATTTCAGTCGCTATTGAAAAGAATTCCTTATTTATTATAGAGAGATCTTAAAATTTACCGCAGAAATTACAGGATAGAATTTACATGGTTATATTATAATATTGGTATTCAAAGTCTAGCATTGAATTattatataaaaaggaaataatttaccTGAAATGTAACTAATACTGGGCAGTGTTTATTTTAGTTTGAAATGAAtcagaatggtttttacatttgtttAATACAGGTTTGAGCACATACAGTGAATTAAAATTCATtatgacattttaaattaattttttgggGGCCAGTCTTAATCTTCTCTTTTATCCATGTTTATGAAACCAGGAGCAAAGATTGAAAATATTGAATTATCTTCTAAATAAGTGATATGACAGGCATATCCTAGCATTTTCTTCGtattagtatatgtgctgctgaagcgagTTAAAGTTCTCATTACGTGAATTCAGATAACGTGCCTCAAATCCAGTTTTCAGATAACTAATGTATATTTAATAATTGCATGCTTATGATAATGtttttacatgtattaattcatttcacTCAATAATcctatgaaataaatattattgttattattactattcaCACATGAGATTAGGCTTTTAACCATTATACTACAGTATCTTTTCACATAGACATGATGCAGATGaggagttggggggtgggggtaagAAATGCCTACCAGAAGCATGTAGGTAAGAAGAGAATTTTTACAGTGAATAATTGATATCTGATGATCAAAAGCTAATTATAAAGTTTTGAAAGTGGAAAGTAGTAGAATATATTTGTCAACTTCAAAATATTAAACTTAGAGAATAGTCCTCAaatcagtggttttttttttttgtttttagtacaTGCTAGATATCAGGCACTGAGCTAGGTGCTTTCACATTTGTTATCTCACTTCCTATATAGGATTTTTCAACCCTATGAGGTTTAATTTTATTGTCTTAAtttcaaaatgaagaaacaaggtCCATATCTTGTGAAAAGACATGATTTGAGCCTTACTTCAAGAGGAAAAGAATCCTACCTGTCCTACTGAACACATCGTGTAATCCTGATGTCCAAACCAAATAATGTATTGGGGCACCTGCCAataattatatttgaatataGCACGTTTTTGGAGGGGTGCCTAGATTTTCTGTCCTTACAGGAAGTAAATGAGAATTGTGTGCTATAGATTCTAGTATTCTCTTACATTCAGCTCAGTTACGCCCCCATCTCTGTTAGCTAAGAACCAAGAAgtaggccaaaaaagaaaaagaaaacaaaatgaaagagggGAGACAAAATCTGTCGCAAAGATGATCTTAAAACTGGGTTGTTAGGGAAGCATTTTAGGATTTAGAGTCCATTTGCTTTGGTCACCATGGATTTGTTAAGTTGTCTTAACCAGGCAAAATAATTCATGTCACTTTAATAACTCTCCTTGTGTTGTCAGTTTATTGATCTACAAAATTCTACATGGCATCTTATATTTGAAAACAGAGTTACTGCATTGCTTTGTCCAAAAGTCATGGtgaattattaaaattatctaAAGTGCAACTTTATTACATTACATATTTTTCATGTAGTCCCAAGAGAGATCTTTGCATAGGAAACATTTTCTTTGACttattatatctatttatattagAAGAGGGGaaactcattatttttaaatgtaaagcaTGGGTTGGATGGTTCTGGCTCCAGCAGAATTGATATATTGGCGAAACTTTGGGAAAAATCTATCAGATGCAATTTTACTCCTTTTTGTAGAAAGGCTTTTAACTAGGTTTAATTGCTTTTATGATGAAATCAAAACTTGGGCAGGgtagttttgaaaatttttattttctgttgtgtCTTCAGAAAAGCCATGGAATATCATCAACATACAGTTCAACATCTTTCAGGAAATGCCTCTTTATTTCAAGCCTAGTGAATGTGGTTGTGTTGCTAGTTGCAGTTGGAAAGATGCTATTTATGAGTTTATGCTTTTGAGAGTAGTTTTTGTTGGTATtcataagaaagaaatggaaaagtagGCTTAAAGTTAACATATGCCTGTTTTGAATTTTGCAGTCTAAATTTATTTTCCGTATGACTTTTCTCTCTTGCTATAAGGAAAATAAGCTTGAAGTACCATTATCACATTTTTTTTCAGCACTACATTGTACTTTAGTTTTTGGTCCCAacatagataatatatataaaatgcatttctCAGGGAGCTTGTAACATGagcattcattttcatttttcctgacAGAAGTCATTTTATATTGTTCAAAGAAAATCGTTCTTACAGAAATTAAAGTGTATTTTTGCCATGATAAATTTATAGtaatgtataattttttagaaggcgtttttttttcatgtttctctgttctttttttttttttaattttattttatttttaaactttacaatattgtattaattttgccaaatatcgaaatgaatccgccccaggtatacctgtgttccccatcccgaaccctcctccctcctccctccccatactctccctctgggtcgtcccagtgcaccagccccaagcatccagtattgtgcatcgaacctggactggcgactcgtttcatacatgatattatacatgtttcaatgccattctcccaaatctccccaccctctcctctcccacagagtccataagactgatctatacatcagaaggtgtttataatattataatacttTATAATATTAGAAGGAGTTCCACTTTCAAGTTTTTAGAAAATTCTTAGTATATGGAAATATATAGGTATAGATCctatttttaatcagtttttgaAACTGACACTTGGATAATTACCGAGAAAGGCCATTGTGTGAGGCCAAAAATACAGTATACTGAAGCACAGGTTCTGGATCCAAACAGACTTAAATTTGACTCTGATCTCTATTTAGcttgaccttgaacaagtcacttaaATTTGGGAAGACAGTACCTCATCAGATATTAGTACCTATAAGTGAAGGGTTATTGTGAGGTACTTTATGTGGCCATATTAAGTAGcttagatttttttgtttaatttaaaattaaaatctctaATATTGAGTacaatcttgaaattaaagtaatTACAAAAAGCTTTGGTATCTGTGATAGATTTTTGAGCAGTTCTTAATGTTGTATCTTATCATATATTCTACACTTCTCAGaatatgtcttttttctttttggccattcCACCTGGCATGCAAGaactttgttccctgaccagggatcgaaccatacCTCCTACAAGGGAAGGGAAGAGTCCTAACTACTAAACTGTCAGGAAATTTCATCAGAATACTCCTTTTAAATAAGCTAGATGCAACCCAGGACAGATAAAACATTTAGCAGAATTATCAGTTTCCTTGAAGAGTTTAAATTGTTTATATACCTAAACTTTTATTAGCAATAGCAGTCTGCATTTTTCAGTAGTCTAAAagattttgcctatttttaagaaatttacaaCATTTGATTATTTCTGTATACATTAGAGGATACTGTACTTTGATGGGGTTGGTTAAGAGACAGGAAAGGTATCATAGATTTAAATTAGATATGTTTTAACTTTTATCCTggaattaagtttttttttttaaatatatattttaattaatttgtataatgggcttccctggtggctcagctggtgaagaatctgcctgcaatgtgggagacctggatttgatccctgggttgggaaaatatcctggaggagggaaaggctatccacttcagtattctggcctggagaattccatggagtgtatagcccatggggtcacaaaagtgtcggatgcaactgagcaaatataacacatttattgagaactttcTATGTTATGAGCTAGGCACAGGACTGGATATCTCATAAAaatggttttgatttgatttGTAATTATTTCTGATCTGTTCTAATCTTTTAGTTCAATCAGTTCAAtcccccagtcatgtccaactctttgcaaccccatgaactgcagcatgccaggcctccctgtccatcaccaactcctggagttcacccaaactcatgtccattgagtcggtgatgccatccaaccatctcatcctctattgatcccttctcttcccgccttcaatctttcccagcatcagggtcttttccaatgagtcagttctttgcatcaggtggccaaagtattgggagtttcagcttcagcatcagtccttccagtgaacacccaggactgatctcctttaggatgatctttgctaagtcgcttcagtcatgtccaactctttgctaccccatagacggcagcccaccaggctttcccgtcccggggattctccaggcaagaacactggagtggattgccatttccttctccaatgcatgaaagtgcaaagtgaaagtgaagtcactcagccgtgtccgactctagcgaccccatggactgcagcctaccaggctcctctatccatgggattttctaggcaagagtactggaatgataCTGAACCtgctttttttctcattataaaaatattaacaactaGCCCAATAGTTATATTTCATCTTAATCCATGGGTTGTTTAAACTTTAAGGAAAACTAACAGGTTAAGCTTTAGGTATAacagaaaaaatgtataaatggcattttaaaatattttattgatggttacatttataaatatacacatacacatgtgcttttttaaaattctgtgataaAATGGTACCACAAAAGGCAAACTTTAACCTGTGAGTCACAGAATTCAGGTCTCATTATATGTCAAGGACCACCTACAGGTCCTCTCATGTTtgtaaactgaatttttaaagtcttaagcTAAACACATATTTTTCATATTGTAGAATATTTAGATTGGGTAGTTACTGTTTGCTGAATAGTTGCCAGGTATATCCccatcaggctttcctggtggcttagtcggtaaagaaACCGTTACCTGCGATGCAGAAGAccgtttgacccctgggtcgggagatcccctggaggagggcgtggcaacccactccagtattcttgcctggaaaatcccatggacagagaaacctggc
The sequence above is a segment of the Bos taurus isolate L1 Dominette 01449 registration number 42190680 breed Hereford chromosome 20, ARS-UCD2.0, whole genome shotgun sequence genome. Coding sequences within it:
- the CPEB4 gene encoding cytoplasmic polyadenylation element-binding protein 4 isoform X2, with amino-acid sequence MGDYGFGVLVQSNTGNKSAFPVRFHPHLQPPHHHQNATPSPAAFINNNTAANGSSAGSAWLFPAPATHNIQDEILGSEKAKSQQQEPQDPLEKQQLSPSPGQEAGILPETEKAKSEENQGDNSSENGNGKEKIRIESPVLTGFDYQEATGLGTSTQPLTSSASSLTGFSNWSAAIAPSSSTIINEDASFFHQGGVPAASANNGALLFQNFPHHVSPGFGGSFSPQIGPLSQHHPHHPHFQHHHSQHQQQRRSPASPHPPPFTHRNAAFNQLPHLANNLNKPPSPWSSYQSPSPTPSSSWSPGGGGYGGWGGSQGRDHRRGLNGGITPLNSISPLKKNFASNHIQLQKYARPSSAFAPKSWMEDSLNRADNIFPFPDRPRTFDMHSLESSLIDIMRAENDSIKGRLNYSYPGSDSSLLINGQSSLFPMEDGFLDDGRGDQPLHSGLGSPHCFTHQNGERVERYSRKVFVGGLPPDIDEDEITASFRRFGPLIVDWPHKAESKSYFPPKGYAFLLFQDESSVQALIDACIEEDGKLYLCVSSPTIKDKPVQIRPWNLSDSDFVMDGSQPLDPRKTIFVGGVPRPLRAVELAMIMDRLYGGVCYAGIDTDPELKYPKGAGRVAFSNQQSYIAAISARFVQLQHGEIDKRVEVKPYVLDDQLCDECQGARCGGKFAPFFCANVTCLQYYCEYCWAAIHSRAGREFHKPLVKEGGDRPRHISFRWN
- the CPEB4 gene encoding cytoplasmic polyadenylation element-binding protein 4 isoform X3 — protein: MGDYGFGVLVQSNTGNKSAFPVRFHPHLQPPHHHQNATPSPAAFINNNTAANGSSAGSAWLFPAPATHNIQDEILGSEKAKSQQQEPQDPLEKQQLSPSPGQEAGILPETEKAKSEENQGDNSSENGNGKEKIRIESPVLTGFDYQEATGLGTSTQPLTSSASSLTGFSNWSAAIAPSSSTIINEDASFFHQGGVPAASANNGALLFQNFPHHVSPGFGGSFSPQIGPLSQHHPHHPHFQHHHSQHQQQRRSPASPHPPPFTHRNAAFNQLPHLANNLNKPPSPWSSYQSPSPTPSSSWSPGGGGYGGWGGSQGRDHRRGLNGGITPLNSISPLKKNFASNHIQLQKYARPSSAFAPKSWMEDSLNRADNIFPFPDRPRTFDMHSLESSLIDIMRAENDSIKGQSSLFPMEDGFLDDGRGDQPLHSGLGSPHCFTHQNGERVERYSRKVFVGGLPPDIDEDEITASFRRFGPLIVDWPHKAESKSYFPPKGYAFLLFQDESSVQALIDACIEEDGKLYLCVSSPTIKDKPVQIRPWNLSDSDFVMDGSQPLDPRKTIFVGGVPRPLRAVELAMIMDRLYGGVCYAGIDTDPELKYPKGAGRVAFSNQQSYIAAISARFVQLQHGEIDKRVEVKPYVLDDQLCDECQGARCGGKFAPFFCANVTCLQYYCEYCWAAIHSRAGREFHKPLVKEGGDRPRHISFRWN
- the CPEB4 gene encoding cytoplasmic polyadenylation element-binding protein 4 isoform X1, with translation MGDYGFGVLVQSNTGNKSAFPVRFHPHLQPPHHHQNATPSPAAFINNNTAANGSSAGSAWLFPAPATHNIQDEILGSEKAKSQQQEPQDPLEKQQLSPSPGQEAGILPETEKAKSEENQGDNSSENGNGKEKIRIESPVLTGFDYQEATGLGTSTQPLTSSASSLTGFSNWSAAIAPSSSTIINEDASFFHQGGVPAASANNGALLFQNFPHHVSPGFGGSFSPQIGPLSQHHPHHPHFQHHHSQHQQQRRSPASPHPPPFTHRNAAFNQLPHLANNLNKPPSPWSSYQSPSPTPSSSWSPGGGGYGGWGGSQGRDHRRGLNGGITPLNSISPLKKNFASNHIQLQKYARPSSAFAPKSWMEDSLNRADNIFPFPDRPRTFDMHSLESSLIDIMRAENDSIKGRLNYSYPGSDSSLLINARTYGRRRGQSSLFPMEDGFLDDGRGDQPLHSGLGSPHCFTHQNGERVERYSRKVFVGGLPPDIDEDEITASFRRFGPLIVDWPHKAESKSYFPPKGYAFLLFQDESSVQALIDACIEEDGKLYLCVSSPTIKDKPVQIRPWNLSDSDFVMDGSQPLDPRKTIFVGGVPRPLRAVELAMIMDRLYGGVCYAGIDTDPELKYPKGAGRVAFSNQQSYIAAISARFVQLQHGEIDKRVEVKPYVLDDQLCDECQGARCGGKFAPFFCANVTCLQYYCEYCWAAIHSRAGREFHKPLVKEGGDRPRHISFRWN